TAAAAAAACCCTGCAATGGATTCTATATACCTACTACCTAGGTAACCAACCGAAATATATCGTAAAATAGtcacacaaattttttcttgttgaaTTGAGTAGATGACTGATATCAAATTTTccacattacccataaaaatataaaaataaacttgacaccataacaaaatttgaaatttaaattaaaattgattaaaagacGAAGTTAtgagcattcaaagattgttggccgtctctttcttgcaaaataaagttttatatgtaatctctatggcgatacacAGCAATGATGTCACTTTTAAagtatctttctctttgtttaattaagagttttaaacgttcatctACATATTATTTGAAACCATAGtctcttttaaacaaaaaatgtgcttttaaatGACAACTATACATAGCTTTTTTCTGAGTACAGTGGACACACATCGATGAAACTTTTGACATTGCTTCGGAAAGTGGTCTAGTTGATCGTATTTTTGGCAAccagaaattattattacagaaattGTCAAATTGTTCATCCTTCGAGGTTTTGGAAAgttcttacattttatatttttcaaacttaCATCGATCGAGAAGTACGATAGACGGCGAAAACAGTACTTTATACTGTTTAAGATATACATCTGCTAACTTACTTGacataaatataatagtataataGTATCGTATGACTAAGATTTGATCCTAAATTAGCAAAATAAACAATGTCTTAAGTGTTgaggttttgttttaaatctattttttcttaatatttttaatagtttttttcaaaaagaaatgtataaaattgacaagtgtttaaataaataaatattagtaagttaggatattacttttattttgaaacacagCTTGTTGTAAaggatatttatgttttttttaatgtaaataatcatATTGTTATTctggtaaattaattttttatctctaCATGCATACGAACTGTATGCAGTGTGATTTtctattcatattataaatagtccttttaaaaaactgaaaaaagtttagaattatatatatatatatataaaagaatggaagctgactgatcgatcaacgcataGCTGAAACCGCTGCatctagaagcctgaaattttgtatacacgttcCTTAAGTAACTTAATTGAGCTCTAAGAGAATTTATGGAAATTCATATCCTAAGAGGCTCAAAAGGCAATGCAAATTTTGGATATGGGAACTGCAtgctctttaaaaaaatcgagaaaaaagcaaaaacaatttttgttttggaatttgatgaaactcggtggatggggtaattttaatccaaaaaatatataaatcaggttaatttaatgattggatgcagagtttttgagatatcgcaatatttggattgatttcagtccgtatctcaaaaactattcgaccagtcaacaaccgatttttgtactttttgggtcaaaattaccttatatactgagttttatataaattggagattaaaaaaatttctcgattttttgcattttgtgTTTTAGAGATTTTAATTATATGAGTCGATCTTTAGATTCTGACCGATTTAATTTTCGATTAGCAAAAAGGGAATTAAATCAGCTATTGATTCAAAATCGAAGTGTGTAAGCTATCCCAGAtttattttcaatctttttCCATCTTGCCTATAGCTCTAAAGTAAAATATCCTCAAGTCCTTTTACACAAGTGAATTGCAACTGGCTAAAAATATGGAAAAGGTGAATTATATTCTTGGTACGTTTCCGGTATTTTTATAGAGGTTGCGACCTCAAATCGATGCTATTTTATAAGTATGCTaaggtaaaatattattaaataacaattatttattgttttattaataaaaattcgttttGTAGCCAAATCCATAACAAATTCTAAATGaaacaaatcaataataaaataaaaacaattaaataatatgaattaaatatacttgacactaattatttaataaataaaataaatacttctatAGTTTCATCGAATTTTACTTAAtcgtcaatttaaaaataattatcagaaaattttaCACTATATCTCCAAAATTAAGAGTCAAAATTTATCTCTGTAAACTAAGCtttaaaatttccgaaaaaaattcatgattGTATTGAAGAAATATATCTCTCTAGAGCTAATCCTTATCTCAAACTAGAGGTTTCTTACTCAGAAGACTTGCTGCGGATATTGATATGAACTGGTGCCAAAATTCAACCTGGtaccttaagaaaattacaaaaaaatcaagaaatttctTTGTTTCCGATTTGGAGAAAAATCATTTGCTAGAgtataattttgacccaaaaaatataaaaatcgatttcccttaaaacttatttaaaatttgttaaactcAGCACTagttaaaaagtatgaaaacatgAAAGAAAACTCGaaacaatcataaaatattctacAACCTACGAATTTCAATTTGCCgatcgaatattttaaattaaattagaaatatgaaaataaatttttatatatttcctcttttaaaaaaatcgaacaaaagctataagatacaaaaaaaaatagaattcgaATTTACATTAATAAGAAATAGCACTAATTGACCGATTCTTAGTATGTTAAGAGTTTGAGACTATCCTCCTAAGTattgacatttaaaatataagtaatctAAACAATAGATACTTGTTTTATGTAATACATTTCTGTATGTTGCGGTGTACACAGAACTTGTGTACCATTCATATGCATTTTAACAcacatgaaagaaaaaattacaactattgctattataaatatgtacatttaaCTTATATTCTTTTCAATTTCTAGAGAATTCTATACAAGGTACTCAAAAATTTACGCAAAAAAACTCTAATGTAATAAATGacaaataaatggtggaagcgcaattaaatCAAGCAGTCTATTGAATTTTCAGTatacattgaatttatttgcgttcccaccatatttattaatctTATTCAAAGTTGagttttagatttaattttttgtttgtttaatatttaaagctTCTGTGAATCATAAAACTCTTTGTAGCTggcaaattaataaagattgtttcattttaaagcGTTTTACGTACATAACTTAAGGGCGCCTACAGACTTTATCATACTAAATCACATTTCGGATGAATGTTCGACTAAAACGACACAGgatgttaataactttttaaatatcgtGTATGAACAATAtataacagtttttaaaatcacaaaattaaatataacaacaacaaaaaaaactcttaaaGTAGTCGTCTCTCATTGTAAACAATGGATGTGTATTAAGTACTTAAAGGTATACATTTAATTAGAAGAGATGGTAAACTTAGTCACCTTAATCAACGAcctgattcaattttttttattaaaatgatcaacttttatttaaatatgtgtaGCATCacaaataaaacgaaaataaaattcaatttaatttaagaaaattaagatattaaaattatgcaccatttaataaaaaatattctaattatatattgaaaataaaaatataaaactttcatttattaattattttagttattgtCATTGATAATAActgcaattattatttatcgtttactaaattttattatttttccaatagaAAGCAGTGAAATATTGCCGTCGGAATTGCGTCGAGCGAAAGAAGAGCGTCGTGACGCTACATTGACCACAATATAGATTCCAGACTATACATTTCATCCTGAACACTACTTAAATATAAACGAAAATTATGTTCTAACTTGACAATAtatgacgaaaagtaagaatacaatttttcgatatctggagtaattttcaaaatatcgaaatttgataattttgtttaattatttagctctcaatatttcgaaaactaaggcagatatagaacaattataatcttatttttcgtttacattcatgaagttgaaaataaggttcaaataatttcaaccacagtCCTAACTGGCCTTAACGATCGTAGTAccttaattaatcaataaatgaattatgaaGATACAACAAGTGACTGACCTGCCCTCAAATAATAAACCGCTAAAAATCAGttaatctaattcaaatttttaaaacttagctTTCTTTcagaagttgaaaataaaaaaatttatgaaatcttTTTTAGAATCTAAAAATTGCAATTACTTTGTTCTCTTCTTCTTATTCCAAACAGTGAGtttctttatttcaaaaatgactTGAGAACAAGATAAAGAAATCAGCATCCAATAAAAATTAGATGGAAAGGTGAAAGGTAAAAGTACTAAaacttaaaacaattataaaaagaaaattagaacaaaattttaatttaaaattcggTCAAGTTCGAGTTCAATTTATCATGAAGGTACCGCACCATACGTTCTGACAAAATGTAcaatatattatgaaattttcaaaaaattttaccaattacttatttccacaaaatttctgaaaaaagaaaatcaatatgGTTCCATTAAGATAAAAATCTGGTTTGTCAAAGTcggtatttcaaaaacattggTATCTTCTACTCACAGAGGATGCCAAAGTTAAAGACAGAATTTTCAgcaacaatattattttcaacttgagaTGTTAAGCTCTTTTGCGTCGAGTAACTTAAAATTTGCGTAAATTAATTCTACCTTTCTGTTTCCAAAGGTACGGAAtcaaaaaaaagagtaaaatcGAATTTGGATTATTTACTTAATGATTGACATATAACAAGTAGAATCTGAGAAGGTtgtaattaccaaaaaaaatgtttcttaaaatttactattgttttcaataatatattaccgtttacaaaatcacaaaaataatcTAAGTATTTGCGAATCTAATCTGaatactaatatttataatttcgcATTGCATGGTATTTAAATTAGGATTTTTGCAACCACTCTAAACCTTATTGTCTTAAGATTTAGTATGTAATGTTTAATCACACGTtagcattaaaatattttagtatttctCTCACGTAAATATAAAGATACCTACTGTTTGAAATCAACAAAGAAAACCTTGCCTTtagactaaaataattttaccaccTTTCTCAAAATAAGTAAAGTAAGGGCTAATGAATTAACAAACAGACTTGTATAATCAGATCTTGTTGCGACTGAGAATAACCTTATGCGAAAGCAAAATCTATCAATTGGCCAACATTGATGCATTTATAGCtgcaaaaatcaaataattttttcgagtgCTCCATTCGTAAATAATACGATCGTTTAAATGCCATAGAAAGAAAGGATTGCGGTTGTTAATGTGATTTTTCAGGACTATTGTAAGCTTTAAGAACAATGGAAAGATATATTAGGGCTCATAAATGATTTCAGATTCTGCAAATAATTAGATTGTCTATAGCAATTAATCTTCCTCTTTATTAAGATAGTTTTTGCAGCACTCCTAAGCAACAGATAAGCCCAGATGTTCAGCATTTCCTCCTAGGCAGGACTCTTGCTATCATATTGCTTATAGAGTACTTTTGATAGAATATATAAGACTGAAGGTAATATCCTCAGAAGGTCTCTGATGGTTGTCTGGTTATATCTATCTTGCAGTATCATAAGTGCAATGTCTGATCTTATAACGACCTTTTGGTTGACGGTTTCTTTAAGGAGTACACTTAGATGTTTAGAATATTAAATAACTAGGCCTGTTGGTTTTGTAATTAACTGAAATATGCCTACACTCCGACGTCTGTATCAGGTGTACATCAATACTTGTCGAAATTTCATCCAGAAAAGATTAGCAATTTTGTTTCACATTAGAAATAAATCggcaaaaatttagaatttccaGTTCTACTTAACTAATTTAAACCTGACAGTACAAAATACTGAAGCCTTCAAAATATTAACTCAATCCAAATTCTTTGAAACTCGAATGGATGGACTCGAACAATTAGGAATAGAAGAATATAGGTTAggataggttatattggctgtccacgaaggacacacttaggctacagagcccattgtgataccagatatgtttattttatcaccttttccgctgataatttcatttatcagctcctcaatttcagaggctgagtgcacctccttcatgcatataccatgcactacaccagtccatcacaactattaaattaatttctgttgcgacggcgggaatcgagcccgctacTCTGGGCATACCACGGATGGAATTGgtaacgccttaaccaactgaggtaCCAGGGCGACtagaagaatataaaatatttttaaaaaaaaatattctccaAACAAGACTCGAACCCAGTTCTCTTTACATTCAAACCAAATACTCTACTCACTTAGCTaagctttttataatattattgttttatgataattCGATAAAGATTAAAGAATGATTTTCACGCCAACATGTAAATATACAAGGCGttaatattttacctttttattttcagtactacttcaaataatgattaataattgtatatgaaAGTAGTGTAGGTAAAAGATTATATTCGAAGTAGTTAAATAGTTTCACcgtttataaaaatcttttagtTAACGTTATTAATCTGTACAGCATACACACAGCAATCAGTAAAAGAGTTTTATTCTAGTACAATCTTTTtccgttaataataataataataacaataacaataattctaaagaaatttctcttaagtaaaagtttattgtgttcattcatttattatagTGCATTTAACTTTGTGATTGTTTTAcagttaatctttttttttattctctgtattgttgtagttttttttgaatatggcACGATCAGTTTGGATGATTGTGgtgttaattttgaaaattttggattcaaCAAATGGTGTGTTAATAAGAGATGACGTACAACCGCATATATATTCAAGTaagatcatttttttgttaatgttattACGGTTAGCGTGCCTGAATATTGGAAGTTTGCTTTGGATAAGTGCCAAAATGTTGAGTCAGCAACAATTAGTGAATACCCAACGTTTATGCTCTTGGATTgatcttaaatttaaaagtgatttGACTAGCTCCGAATGACGGAATCAGAAAAGTTCTCGAAATCAATTGTGCAACACACTCGCTTTGGGGATATGaaaataaagtcaaaatatatagatgcctgttaaaattaataaagaacttgcatgttttttaatttttaattgaaaatcgtttgtctaaactataaattcaaacgcgaATGACGTCAACACAACTGTTTTAGCAATTCCACCGCaaggagaaatgataaaataacatgtagaatagtaaatggtttgtttctaaacttgctttcaatatttataacgtaatttaccataaaaatcagctaaaaaatgtgaatttaccGTGATTCTGTTTGGCTCACTGCCTCAAcgggtgtaaatacgtcactaccgttttattattcaaaaatataactatttttttttaattatcaacaaaaaaatggaattattaattttaaaaaaaagttacttaaatattctttagataaattattctttcattggtatatgaatttgtgacaacaaaaaattaatgcaaattctCTATtggtttaattctttaaaactcacaaaaacacaaaaattgtttattttgatttttataacgaATTCTTGATTCtatcaatttgtaaattttctgacccatggttttatatttaaaaacaattttccctttttgtttgcaaaaataatgtatattgttGGTGTTGGCGCTtggaaattataaacatttttaacgcGCAGTTCTATACAAATTGTGTAGTTCTACTTCTAATCTAtgcagttctaaaaatttgcattgtatGTCCCCCATTTTTATATCCATTCGTAGCTTtcaatgttttaatttgtagtaaatttcttaaaaaaaacaccTAACACTAAAGTCTGATTCGACATTAATCTAAAGAAAACTTTCGAAGTAAATACAATATTACATAGTAGTACTATTTAGACCGTACAGTACTATGAACCGTGTTAAAAAGGGTTCATCTATAGTACAATAAACGAACCTTTTTCtacagaaaaaattgtttgctgggtGTATTGACTTGTAGTTTTTTGCAatggcttcagaaaattattctaaaaagtctatatggtttaaaacgGAACtcaatttgatcataaattcaagATCAGCAACTTTAAAACCTCCTTACATGCTTTAAAAaggcttaaattttcaaaaaaaaaatggtattatatATTTAGGAGGTCCGCTTATGTGGGCTTAAAGAATACTCCCtttacaaatttaacattttgacGGAAAATTCGAACtcagcgaccccaaaatccCCCTTATATGTCATTAAATCTTGATTCGcaaaaatcctttttaaaatctattaaaagttattttattttatctgatTTACTTTACGATTTAAACCCCCTTCACACCAATGTGGGTTTAAACTAAAAAGTTCCGCTTTTAATcatatagactttttttaagctaattttcTAAAGCCAGTGCAAAAAATGCAAGTCAATACACCCaacaaagaattttttcttaagaatcTATAAAAGAATGCTAGGTTCATTTAGTACGAtaaatcgaagaaaaaaaattcttatttttcgtctacattcatgaacttataacaaaatccgtcatcaaaattgaaaataagacacaaataatttcaaccctataaatctaaaattgccttggtgctcgtactatcttagtaattttagaataaataaaaaattactaattagtTCCCTACAtgatttgatcaaaaaatattattattggccaaaataattctttgtaaagcaacggaaccctaaaaattCAAGATcacataataaaatcaaaacaattctgttttttttaattacactttTATAATCTCATCTAGTTTTATCTTTTTATCTACCTACTTTTAATATCAAGGAAgtaattagaaatttataataaacaatataaaaattattaattatttcagcACGACGTAATGACAAATATGCTGATTTGTCAACGTATCCACATGCAAATGATTTAACAGACGGAAACAATAACAATCAGTATCGTGCAAATGGGAACAATAATAAAGAACCACGTTGTTCCAGTCGACTTGAAACAGCACTTGAACAAATACGTCGTCGTCAACAAGCAAAACAGTCGCGTCAACACAATGGCCTAGAATTAGAGGGGTATTCATTGCATCAACCATTACGTACAATACCATACGATATGTATGTAACAGATATGCGTGTACGCTTACCTGCCACGAACAGTTGGGTGCGTGTAGATAAATGTCAATTTCATCCTCGCAACAAGAGTTTAGAAAcaagtttactttttaatgatctCACAATCAGTGGAAATGTCAACTTATACAAAGATGATGACTTGAAACGTGGTGATGCCTATCGATACCCTAACGAAAAATGTGGCATGATTTTACGATTACGTAAAGCTGGTATTGGATTCTATACAGAACCTGTACGTCGAGAACGTGGTCAATTTAACATTCGAACAGATTCACATTTCTTGGAACCTGGTTTTATTAGTGTGTACGCATATGGATGTGAACCGAAGATGGCGTCCAAAGAACATCGACGAGAAGATAATCTTGAGGAGAAAGATGAGATATCACGTGAAATGGAGGATATCTTTTTAAAAGGGATACGATCATTGTTAACAACTTATATGCAAAAAGAATTACAACCAGCGATTAAACAAACGCTAATGACGA
The Chrysoperla carnea chromosome 4, inChrCarn1.1, whole genome shotgun sequence genome window above contains:
- the LOC123298465 gene encoding uncharacterized protein LOC123298465, with product MARSVWMIVVLILKILDSTNGVLIRDDVQPHIYSTRRNDKYADLSTYPHANDLTDGNNNNQYRANGNNNKEPRCSSRLETALEQIRRRQQAKQSRQHNGLELEGYSLHQPLRTIPYDMYVTDMRVRLPATNSWVRVDKCQFHPRNKSLETSLLFNDLTISGNVNLYKDDDLKRGDAYRYPNEKCGMILRLRKAGIGFYTEPVRRERGQFNIRTDSHFLEPGFISVYAYGCEPKMASKEHRREDNLEEKDEISREMEDIFLKGIRSLLTTYMQKELQPAIKQTLMTNLGYTISYGKR